AGGGGCTGACGGCCGAGAAGCTCACCGACTGGAAGGGGCCGATGTATGCCTTCTTCGAGACGGAGTTCGGCGTGCGCATGCTGCGCGCCACCGAGCGCATCCGCGCCGTGGCGGCCGATGCGGGCACGGCCGAACTGCTGTCGGTGGCGCCGGGTTCGCCGCTGCTATCGGTTGAGCGCGTGTCGCATACGTTCGGCGACAAGCCGGTGGAATTGCGCCGTGGCCTGTATGTCACGGCGCGACACTATTACCAGAATGAATTGAATTGACGATGCGGCGCCGCCGTGCCAGCCCCACTGGCCCGTGGCGCCTTGATTTGCGGCATGCGCAACGGCGTATTGCGCACTGCGAAAAGCGAAGGGAGGGCAATCGTTCGCGGCATCATCGTTGCCGGAGCATGGGGCACAAAAGTAGGGCGCGGCGCGGGAAATTATTGGTGCGCCGCGCAACAAAAGCGCGCTAAAATCGCGTGGATTTGCATAAGCAGTTTCGTGTTTGTCGTCTTAGCCAATGGGGTCTGACATGGCAGAAGCCATCAAGAAAGCTAGGCCGGAATTCAGGAACATCGGTGTGGGGGATATTGCCCGCTACCGGTTGCCCTGGGCCGGCAAGGTATCCATCCTGCATCGCGTCAGCGGTGCCCTGATGTTCCTTCTTCTTCCGTTCGTGCTGTACCTGTTCGAGCAGAGTCTCACGTCGGAAATCAGTTTCGCCAAGTTCACGGCGCTTCTGTCCAGCGGCTTCGCCAAGGTTGTCGTCC
The sequence above is drawn from the Ralstonia solanacearum K60 genome and encodes:
- the sdhC gene encoding succinate dehydrogenase, cytochrome b556 subunit — encoded protein: MAEAIKKARPEFRNIGVGDIARYRLPWAGKVSILHRVSGALMFLLLPFVLYLFEQSLTSEISFAKFTALLSSGFAKVVVLALIWAYLHHFCAGVRYLILDLHIGIDKTTSAKSAVSVLIVSLLLTVVFGAKLFGLF